In Plasmodium coatneyi strain Hackeri chromosome 4, complete sequence, the genomic window TAAGAGGGGGAACGGAACCCCCCACAGACAcggtatatacacatgtggaCGCACCCATCACGGCGCCCCCTTAAAGTGTTGCCGCTCGTCTctcacttcttcctcccgTTGCGCGCACTTTAGTTGTGTGTTGCACATTCGGGGCACTGTTCATAAAGTTGTATTTACAACTCTTATTGATTTCTAGGGTGAACAGTACAGAAATGCAGTGTGCAGAGAGAACTATAGCCATGTAGAGGAAGACTTTTCCTGCCCTCATTTTGTCCCCACGTTGCCGTCACGTTCGTTGTATGAGTTTCTGCAGGGGTATACACTTGGCAGTCGCTCTTTTCAAGGCATGCAAACATAAATGGTGTCACTATGTGTTTTACTCACAAAATGGTGTTTTAaacaacaaaaggaaaacaaaaaaattgggtgAATAGAatgttggaaaattttcagttaacattttttttcataattgataaagtattttttttaaaaaaaattggtagATCAAAAAAATAGCACCCTCCTTTTGTGTTGACAGAAAACGTTGGAAATTTATTCTCGACGAACACATGCAGTGAAATACAAATTTGACCACCTTTTCGTTTAAAACGTAATTTGTGCCatttgagtttttttttttttatttccctatGACATCACAGGGAttggtataaaaaaaaagtgaagtcATTAAAAATACGTTGCTTGGGGTGGCTCCCCTGGAAAACAATGTATCaccttttaaattattttcctcttttgcattcccccatttggttcCCTTCAAATCACATCCCTATTGTCATATGTGCCCCTTTAAGTAGAATGGAGCAAATGCAAGTTGAGGGTTCCCAAATTAGTATcccctcctttatttttaaaacttgTTAGGCAGCTTGAGCCACTTGAAAAATTGCACGTCGTTTTAAAGGAGTACGTTTCTACAGGGGTTAGTGAGCATAATGACAGACCCTCCCAATGGGAAACACTTCTCCTGAACAACGCTGTCACAACGCTGTTACAACGCCATCGCAGTGctgtgcacacacacaccaaCTGCGCcgctaaagaaaaaaacaaaatccCCCCGCAGAAATGCTCTTCCTGgttcgttaaaaaaaatacattttttcacataacAGTAACTGGGGTCTCCACGCAGGGCAAATGTGAGAAAGCCCCCTTTACCAAAAGTGAACTTAGACAAGGAAAGGTGTTCCTACTGATGGTAGCTTCGATAAGCAGAAATACAACTGTGCTGTGTGAACATGGATATACCTGCCAATTTTtcaaagagaagaaaaaaaaaaaaaacacacacaaatgtataACTGAAAGTCAGTTAAAATACGCACTCTGGTTTACCAATAACAGATATGTTTATGCGTGCTACACAGGAGTAATACGCCCAAAGGGTTTTCCACTTAAGTGTAACGCTAAGCACGTCATGAGAATTCAACTCATTTTGTAAGAATCAAAAAGTAGGAAATgcttttcacaaaaaaggaaagaaatgttTGTGAATAGCCAGCAAagataaaatttaaaaataaaaaaattaaaaaaaattcccttttcaattctgcgtatttttttttttttttttttttcttccgctttATGAAACACCAAATCGTATAGCCTATGCGTGTATCATTGTGAAGCCCACTATAAGAGTTCTCGTGGGGgtgttttccaaaaaaaagaaaaaaaaaaacagaagaagaaaggaatataaaTTGTCACTTTAAGATGAATTACTCGAAATATACAAGTCACATTTTGTGTAAATGtacgaaaaggggaaagggaaagaagtgaaggggaggaagagggaaaaaaaaaaaacattttacacatacaaacaaatttttacaaacgTACATGTGGGAGGAACACAGTTATATAATGCGAGTGGTTCCATTAGAAGTCTTACTTCCGCTTGTCCTACCTCAGGGGAAGTGAACTGAAGAGAAACACAAAAGAGAtccaaaatttggaaaattatgaatgaaAGGATACTGAAGACTATTTGGAAGTGTGAGTCATCATGTCTATTaagcaaaaataattttaacgCAAGTTTTGTTTCCACATTTAAAATATCACGATGTAGCACTTTACTTCTGGAGGGGAGAAAGAAGTTGGTGGCACTTGGCGGTGCGAATCAGCACGTCGTAGTGGGCAGgagtaaggaaaggaattatCCTCATCGGGCGAAGAATCAACTTTTGGAAGATGGAGCAGAGGGTGTCTGCACGGGGGGTGAACACAATAATAGGGGAATATGCAGTGGTGAAGGCCCGCCGTTACAAGGGACACACTACACCTTCCGCTTTGACAAGGGGGTCCAAAAGCTGCATGTTGGGCGGAACAGAGACTCCTGGAAGAAACCGCCCGTGAGTTCGTATTCAACGGTGAGAGGGAGCAAAGATGAACGTGAGGGAGGACAACCAGGAAAAAAGGATACTGATGCGGGTGCGGTGGAGCATGCAAGTAGTGAGTCACTCGAGAAGGACGAACCGGTAACCCCCACGTGTAAGAACATGCCACATGTTGAAAAAGACAACCAGTTCAATTGCAAACGGGTGGATGGTAATGGCGATACGCTGCAGAACGAAAGGGGAGAGCCACCGTCGGAAGATGATAGCATCGATTTGCAGAGGGGTGACTCCCACAGTAGTAGTAACGACGGAAAAGACGAACTAACCGAGaggctaaaaaaaaaaaacgaactaaaaaaagtgttaaacATAATATTTTGCTCATCCATTCCCATGATCGGATTCGGGTTCATGGATCAGTTTATAATGATCCGTTTGGGAGATATTTTCGATGCATCCATCGGAGTGTCCTTCGGAATATCGACCCTGTGTGCAGCTTCCTTTGGCCAACTCTGCAGTGACACGTTTGGAATATTCTTCGGCTACGtcttaaattatttattacaaaCTTATAAAGTTATCCAGCCAGCCAAATATgacgtaaaaaataaagtgtaCCAGCATTGCACCTTAGTGGGATCCGTCTTAGGGATTCTACTAGGTTGTGCTCTTGGTATGTTACAACTCATTTTTATCGACACAACGAAGAGTGaaagattgaaaaaaaaaaaagaattagaTTTTATATTTCAAATGGTCATGTGTGATTGTTCCAATATTTTAAACTGCGAAACGTCTACACTCTTTCTGTACGATAAAGCCAAAAACGAATTATGGAGCAAAGCCAtacatggaagaaaaaatatcataaaAATATCAGCCAAtagtaatgaaaaaagtttCAACCTATGGGTTCTTCGAAACAAAGAAATAATTAACTGCAAGGATGTCGTAAATAATGAATTGTATAATCCTGCACatgatgaaaaatttaatttcaAAACGAGGACCATTTTAGCGGCACCCATTTTAGATCGAAATAATGAGGTTGTCGGTGTCCTTATGTTCCTTAACAAGCTAAGATCCCATGGTGGATACTTTACCCGGAATGATGAAAAGCTAGCCGAAATGATGAGCAAacatatttccatttttatggaaaaattcAATTATATCAGTgagggggataaaaaaatgatcatcttcgataaggaaaagaacgcATCCCGcgagggggaggaggaagaagaagagacagaagaggaagaggaggaaaatgacCCACCTGTACCCAACAACAGTTTGAACCATAACCAAGCGGAAGGTGAATTAACGGGGGAACACACACATGAGGGGAATAAACCGCAAAGCAAACAACATGCAGTTAAAGaacggaaaagaaaaagaacccccaaaaaaattttaccataTCAAATTTCGCAAATAGAGGAAGATGATAAAatattcgacgaaggaagcgAAAATGACAACATGAAGCAGTTTGGTGAGTACTATGATGGGAAGAcggaggatgaagaagaggaggacgacgtttatgacgatgatgaggaagatgacgatgaagaggaggaagacgcgGAGGTGGAAAACCTCGCgcagaaaggggaagaagaagcatgTAAAGCAACCCAGCCTAGTACGGGGCCCATCGAAAAGGAGCAGACTGACCAATTGGAGGAGAAGCCCCTCGAAATAATAAACCTCTTGCCCATttcaaaaatggaggagaagaGAAATGAACAACCAGTTAACCATTTCCTAGTGGAAGATCATTTTAACGATGGAAAGGATCATCTTActgaggggaaaaatatctCCAAGGAGTGGCAAACAAACCCAGTGGACTGCAAAGTCGAAATGATTAACCGGGGGGAAGACCAAGGTGAACCGCATAaattcaccattttgaaCATAGACAAGAAGGTAACAGATCACGCGCAAAAGAAGGGCCCCTCTTTGTTTGGTAATTTCAACTCAGGGGGAGCTACCCCTGTGACGTCCCATCCGCACACTGTTCCAGGAAGGACTACTAGTGAGAACCTCCCCGGTGAGAATAACAGGAACAGTGTTGCCAATCAGTACCTACGCACCGACCGAAGcaacgaaggagaaaaggaatcCACCCATTTTGACACATTGTCTGTTGTCCCCAATgtggaaaacatttttaaaagtcacaaaaagggcaactataatttttacgaaaaaaatcCTGAGGAAAATGTTAATTTGGGGAGCAAGTGGAAGAAGCTTAGTAGAGCTTCCTTAAGCACCATGTTGAGTGATGGTGTTTCTGAAGAGGGAGCCGCCACCCCTAGTTGGGCAAATTCGGAAGTTAACTACCCCCATGTGGGGGGCGCAGATCATTACGGTAAGGACGGTGCATCTGCTTACAACGGGGGAGTTGCTCCAGATTACACCTACTACTACGACATCGAGCACACGAGCGATTACGGAAACCTATACGTGAAGGACTTCCCCCATGGGGTGGCTACGAACGCTGCGTTCGAGAATGAgcgaaagaaggaacaaaacgACTCCATCGAAAGTTACCACCGTGGGTATAACAGCGCCATTCTGAGCGAGACCCTGTGTAGGAACTCGTCCCTCTCTGTGGCAAGCGGAATTAAGGAAGAGTCTTTCAAAAGACACAAGCAGAATTACGTGCACGCCAAGGGGGTCTTACTAAAAAAAGCAGCTCTTCTGGAGGGAACGGGAAAGATGTACAGCTCCAGTGCATACAACTCAGAAAAGTACTTTTCACACATCCACTTTGCGAAAATATTTAATATGGtctctgaaaaaaaaatgaatataaaaaatttcaaaattttaaaaaatatttacaagtACAATTTAAGCAAAATTTTCACTAATCATTACAAGTATATAattgtgaagaagaaaaaaaaattacgaaagTTTTGTTACACACTTAAACATTTTGATATTTACAAAGTGGACCATTTCTGGTTTAATATATATTGCCAAAatgagttgaaaaaaatattcttccgAAATTTACACTACATAATAGACTTACATAATACACGCATAGTAGATTTTAAGCTCATAAACAATTATATCCTTCATAAGATTTACGAAAATACCACTGTCAGCCGTCTCGCACCAAGCACATGCTACAACATTAAAAtaattgattttttttttaaggaaaatttgTACCTTTTAAATAAAAGCACCATGAATGATATTATTTACaagtatataattttttactactGCAGAAAgaaattgaggaaaaaaaactttaacTATTACAATTATCAGGACATGTACATTGCGGAGAATTTTTTCGGTCAAAATACGCACACGAAGAAGGTCCCCAAAATTCTGGATGCAGATCTCGGGAAGAAGAGCGCCATAATCACGGTGGACAGATAGCGGAAGCTCTGCGAAGGGTTGAAAAAAGTTTGCCCTACAAGGGGAGGCACACCTGTGCGAACGCACCGCTTCACGTTTCGGAGGATGTGTTTCCCCATTTGCCGctcttccgtttttttttttattatttttttttgtgtagaATCGAAGTTGCGGATgcgcacatttttgtaaaatatacCAGCGGGGGGAACCCATGTAGTAGGCAGGTGTAATTATGTTGCCCCCCAAATGAGCACACCTTACCTGCTCAAAAAAACAACCCTGTGTGTATGTCTACATACCTCttttaaattaatttgttttccacatatttgttcataatacgtatgcatgttttatttcatttccgttttgcaaaaattttcccaGAATGTGCAGCTCACACGTAgttattacatatattccCAGGCATACGCGGAATTGTTAACGCTTCTGCGTTCTTTCCAAATTTGGGGGGACCCCCTCCCCCAATCCCGTTGCGTACATCTCTATGTCGCCTGGTTATCTTATGAATGGCTTGTTCCGTAGTGTTTGTTtgcccacttttttttttttgtttaggCTGCATGGTGTATTCCCCCTTTGGGCAATTCCCTTGGGTGcatcactttatttttttttttttaatttccgtGCACGCTTAGAGCAATTTTAACGAGCTGCAACTTGGGCAAGAACGGACTGCCGCTCTTCTACTGCTTCCCCGTTCCGTTCCCTTTTCTACACCGTGCAGCCGTTGCGTGTATTTTCTGCACGCACCGAAGTGGCCTCTTGGGGCGTGGGGGAACATGccacaactttttttttaaccgttttttttttcccttttttgtaaaaaatttaatttgaGTTACATCCTAGTTGGGTACATGAAGAGGGTTCGGTCCATTGCCATCCaagaggagagaaaaaaatttgccaGCAACTGTGTTctaaaaagtgcaaaaaaggTGCAAAGAAAGTGTAAAGAACTGCAAACGATCGACATATGCGAGAGAGCCCCTGCGGCAAGGTCCCCTCTCATGCAGGCCGCCCCCCTCCACCAAAAATGACGGGAATTCTAATCCTGATCAGCAGTTTCCTCATCGCGCTCACAATACTGCTAAGAGCCCTGCAGGATAAAAGTGGAAATGCCAAACCGATCCAAAGGgacaataaaaaagataaGGGCAAAAGTAAAGAAGCCCctaaacagaaaaaacaaacaggcAGTGGTACTACCAAAAGTTTAGACAGAAGCACTCCCCATGTTATGTTCGATAAGAACGTTGTTGCCCTCAAGGGTAATAACTACCCCGTAAGTGTATGCGTAAATGGAGaatgtggtaggtggaaaaAGAACGCACTTTAGTGAAAGTCAGCAAagatttgttttttttcttatcataTGTTAAGGTTTTGCATTATCACTGGGAGTTAGTCTAAGCTGTCTGTCATGGTATATTTCAGCCCCTAGTTATATCAACGCGGCTTCATTTCCACCCCGTAGGAACCATCGCCATCAGCTGCAACAACGGTAACTTACAATTCCACAAGATCGGCAAAGATGGCTCGAACAAAATTACCCTGAGCAAAAAGCTAGACGAGGTGTACAGCTGCATAGCCATAAACGAAGAGGCAACATATCTGGCAGCGGTGAGCGAACTATACTCAACAttaagaatttttaaaataggaaaagtggAACAAAGTATCAAAAGTATTTCTCTCTCcctggaagggaaaaaggaactaCACAAGAAAGACGTGAAATTTCTGTACATTCATAAAAACTCTTTTATAATTACCGGATCGGAGTTGGATGAGACGGAGGTAAAAATCTGGGACATGAAGGGGGACCTTTTAAAAGTCGTGAGCATCAAACAGGTTTATAATTACGACTATGCTGTTTCGAAGATGGCTAGGTGAGCAGTTGGAATGTTCCCGAATTAGGCCACATTTGAACTCCCGCTTGTTCGTGTCCCCATTTCTACGCACTGTATGTCCCCCCCTGCAGATTTTTTGGAGTCGCTTGCTGGTCCCCGGACATTAAAATCTTTGAGataaaacaaaaggaaaataacttTCACAGCATCGACAAGGTCATGGATTTAAAAACCAGCTCGGGCACCAAGTGCGTCTGCTTCAGCGACGACGAGGAAAAGGCATTCCTAAttgacaaaaatggaattctCGCTGCGTATAATTTGAACGTGCGTTATAAGGTAAGAGAGCATTTctatgcatgcacatgtatacatgcgTGTGTGTCACTGCCACGTGTAATTCTTTCCACTCTTTCTTGCAGCTCCAAGAGGAgtccaaaattttgtacaaaaaggaTTTGAAGGAATACCATTTGGAAGATTTCTCCAGAATGTGTAAGGCCACCTCAATGCTCCCACCACCAACTATATGTCCCCCGCGCTTTACAGTTatatcaccttttttttttctcataaaataattatttacccatttttttcgctaGGCCTATCGGGTGACTCCAACCACATCATCGCAACTTCTGGGTGCAATGTGCTAATTCTGAAGCAGGACGATTTGCAGGTAAGCATTGTTCGTGTTACCccctaagggaaggaacatgcTCACAAGTTTCTGTGCgccatttaaaaaagtgcacacgTCGTGAGgcgtaaaaaataattaccaCAAAAACTGTTACTCATGCATGTAACACCCTTCTCATTATTAGCTTGTAAACAAAATAATGGATGCCCATCAGGGGGAGATATTTGGAGTCCTACCCATGGCAGGCACATCCCGTTTTGTTACATGGGCGGTAAGTTAAGAACTCGAGCACGACGCAAAGGGCGCAGAAGGAGTGTCAAAAAACGCATATGCTAAGTGTGCATATTCGTTTATACGTGCACACTACACGTATGCCTTCCTATGCGCAACCGCGAAGGGAAGGATCATATTTACAGGCTAAGTATAACGTGTGTGGAAGTGAACATACCCATATTTACCACTCACTGcttgcttttttccccccttttctgcATCAGAATGATGGCACTGTAAAGCTATGGGATACCTCCAAAAAATAACGCACataacaaaaaggaggaaaaaaaagaaagacaaaaaaaaatgttgcccGCTGTGGCCTGTTTaaacgcatttttttttgtgtggcTCATTTTTACCTTGTTGAAAAATAAACTGAGCTATAATACAAGCGAAAGACAAAATGGTCCTGTCGAAATTGGAGTGGTCCTGGGCTCCGGAGGTCACACATTCGAGATGTTACAGATATTGGAGCTCATCAAAGATGGCAACATAagttttcacttcttttacGCAAATAATGACTTATTAAGTAGGGAAAAGGCAGAAAATGCTTTAAAGGAATACAAAAAGGATTTCTTTGCAATTCCAAGATGCCGAAATGTTGGCGAGTCGTACATACGGTCGTCAGTAAAACTATTTCTTGCATTCATttattgtttatttttaacatacagaatgaataatatGAAAGTGTTGATGATGAATGGCCCAGGAACATGTCTGCCTGTTGCATTTTCCTTGCTAttcagaaaatattttttttttaaaaaaataaaaattgtttattTGGAAAGTGTTTGTAGAATATATTCCCTCTCCCTGActgcaaaaattttgtataatttttcagatttgtttgttgttttttctgAACATTTGCAGAAAAGGTACAAAAAGGCCAAGTATTATGGCTACTTGTTCTGACGCAGTTTCGCTGACCAAGGTGGTCTCGCTACCTGGCCCGTCTTTTTTCGCACTTTAtcgtgtgtatatatttgcgCTTCCCACTAGCGTTACCACTGTCATCACGTATGAACATACATGTTACATTCTTTTGCGACTGACAATCCTTACAACTGTGCGATGaaattatctttttttttttttttttattaattaaaatatttcccGCACTTTTTGAGGAATACgtaaaaagaaagcaaaaccttttgtgtgttttttttttaaaatgttagCAAAATTGGTgtagtacaaaaaaaggaaagtaactTCTTGCATGAAGGGGTCTTCTCCATCTTAATTGAATACCATGTGGAACTGTTCACCAGGGGGGTGGTAAAAATAAGGTGGGTGAGACGCACACACGTGAGTGTACAACCATTTTGACGCGTACAGAAAGGAGGGCACagtgtgtttgtgtgtgtgctttttccaaaatgaaaTTAAATTTACTCCTACGATTGGTGTTTTAAAATGTGGTGGAGGTcatgcacatgtacacaCGCCCAAGTGAGTTTCAGTTTTTTCCACGAAATATTCGCCTGTATACGCAAAGCAACAACGTATTCGCAAAATTGTTTGAAGAactgcacatatacatttgcCCATTTTATTGCGTCCGTGCCACGCTGTTCTCAAGTTAGGAtgcgttaaaaaaagggttgtCATTAAAATGATTATAGCATAGCAAGTGTTCATTACCCTTGCGTAGGTAGCTCCTAATgttcgttattttttttcttttttcttgaCGTGACGTATACCACGTGTAAATCATTCCTTAAGCGTTCCATCACGGAGGGTGTAAAATGCATTTTCTGTCAAATCGTGGCGAATATATTTTAGCGTTTGCTTCCTATGagaacacattttttgctttttaaaTGTGACGTTTGTGGTAGTACCCCTATTTGGGGACATAACTTATTCACCATGTTCTGCgtttaaaatgttttaactagctttttttccttttttttttttttttttttttttttttttgccccttgctgttcaggtaaaaaagtATTACAATTTCAGCTTTGTTCATAACATTTTTTGGCTTGTTATGAGCAAACAATCGCAACACTGCAAAAGTTCCCACCTTTTGGCATTCGAAGGATAGCGGCATTCGCGCGGAATAAAGGAACAACGTAGTTCAGAATAGGGCAAATAGAGGGGATAATTGCCCGAACCTTTGGGACAGCCTAAACAGTCGCACAACTGCGCGCCCCTTAAGCATATAGAGCTTTGTACAAAAATAGGCATCATTTGTAACTGCATTAGCATCCGCACGCACACACCGGGCGACCCATTTTGGCCATATTGAAAGCGCCCAGGGGGAAGGTATTCATATGTACagatatacatgcatatgtatacggTGTGACGCAATTTACGCTTGTGCGAGGACCCTCTTGCGTATGCTTACAGAGGACGTAACAATAACAAGTAAAATGtgttgtggaaaaaaaaaaggggaaaagttgCCAGAAATTTCACGAAAAATGACatgggaaaaagaacaaaatgggaatatcGTTACTTAAAAACAAACAGAGGGGTATACATAGGaggcataaaaaataaaaaaaaaaacggatggGGAATAGCAATTAACAATAATGGAAACAAATACGAGGGGCTGTTCCAGAACGACCAGAAACATTTGGTTGGGTCGGAGCTTCTCTGCTGCTTGTACAGCCATAGCtacaaacagaaaaaagaaaatgttgaACAAAATAGCGAAGACGAATTTGCACAAGGAAATGTCTGCCTTCATGATaataggtatatatacatagggGGGtacaaagaagggaaaagacaTGGGAATGGAATCTTAATTGACTACAACACGTATGCTATGTACAGCTGCATATTTCTGAGGAacgaaataatatataaagatattttattttccacggTTAATAATTTTCCGCCCAAATGTGACAAGTACAGATTGACTGCGCCTTTtcaggagaaaggaagggacaAGAAGGGGGGGACGCACAAAGCGCGTCCGCGCAGAAGAGATAGGATCAAAATGGAGGGAGCAGCCAAGGGGAGCGAATATGACTATAACGCAACAGATGAAGGCTCCCTTGACGGAGGCGccgatgaagaagaaagtccCTCCAGTGGCAATTCCGAGGAAACTGGAAAGAGCAAAAGAGAGCGAGACGTGCATTCCTTCATAGAGAACCAGTACAAGTACAACATTTTCAGCTACGTCCACTTTTACCAACAgttagtgaaaaaaataaagagggaaaattcGAGAGAGCTCTTTGCCCATTCTACacataaaagggaagtaCACATTGGGGAGAGTAAATGGGAGAAGTTCCCAAAAAGTACGTTAAAAAGTGggcaggagaaaaaagacaGGAACAAGTTCTGCCCTAATGGTAGGAAGAGCAAACTCCCAGGTGGCACGTCTGCACAGAATGGTCCAATTGACGAACCACATAGTCAGAATCgcgaaaaggaacaaactgataattttcacattaaaaaaattcacaacaAATTTGAACATTTGGAAATGGAGAAGATGCTGGTGGAACCTCTTGGCAAAAACAAATGGGTAAATGATATTTCCAATGAGGGGACCACGCGTGATACAGAGAAAGGTAGGTTAGAGACATATGAGGGAAGTGCAACTCGTGATGGTAGTGGATGCAGCAATAACTTGGCGCATGTTAATGGCGGAGGAGTTATTCACGAAACGGATTTGCTTGAAAAGAGGGAGGAACTTCCCAATAATGAGGATCGTACCATATGTAATGGTGCAATTTTGATGAGCACACTGGGTGATAAGTTACGGGACCCGGCCACTGCGGAAGATGGCATTTGCGTgatagggaaggaaaacgtCGGTGGTATTGCCTCTGAGGGCAAACTCGCTAACGGCGGGGTCAGCCAGCAGAGTATGGAAACTCCCACCGTGGTGAGCAACATGGAAAGCGATGATTCCGTAGGAGAGGGTGGGGACGGGAATTGCTCTCACGCACCTTGTGTTGCCGTCACCCAGTTAAGAAGTGAGACGATGGGGCAACCCATCGGGGAGGAGCTCAGCACAAGCGGAGGTAGTAATGGCATCAATGGCAACAGTGGTGACGCGTTCCTGAGGGAAAAGACCAACACCGTGGGGGTAAATAATCACGGTTGTAAGGATACTGTGAGAAGTGTAAGCAGCGTGAGGGATGGCTCCGATCGTAGGCATTCTCTGAGAGGGAGTCAAGACATGGAGACAACTGCACATAACAGGAAGAAGGTTAATCACAAAGTGGGCAAAGGTAATAGTAacccatttttaaaacaaacaAGCGATGATGATCAGCTgaggaaagaaatagaaaGTCTTCTTCCAAGAtggttaaggaagaagaaaaaaaaaaggtgtctGTCATGTGCACAGAACTGTGTATACTGGGACGTATttgaattaaattttttttttttttttgtcggaGTTCCAAAAAAGGCGatagaaatttttatacGAAATGAGATGGATGGGTATTGCCTAAAATATATGGAAgagaaattattaaaacGCATGGGCGTAGACGATAGGGTAGTAAAAAAGTACGTTACACTGTGTGTGCAGTTTCTTTTACGACTGAGGGAAAAGTATAAGTacagaaaaaggagcaaTAAATCAAATGGGAACATCCACGACGATGCATTCCTTctgaggaagaacaaattacaCTACCTAAATTTAATAGGCAGGGGGGGGTATAGCAATGTTTACAGATGCATATACGGAGATAAGTTATTAACATACAATGATGATTATTTTCGCATGCAATATTCAGCTAACAATATagcattaaaaatatgtaataatGAGAAGTATAGTTATGAGTTTTGCACCGAAATGGATATCTTGTCGACCTTAAGGCACCCTAacgtttccctttttctggGTGCACTAAAATCCCCCCAAGGAATAGCCCTagaatatataaactgtggaAGCATATTTGA contains:
- a CDS encoding TKL protein kinase, whose translation is MGKRTKWEYRYLKTNRGVYIGGIKNKKKNGWGIAINNNGNKYEGLFQNDQKHLVGSELLCCLYSHSYKQKKENVEQNSEDEFAQGNVCLHDNRYIYIGGYKEGKRHGNGILIDYNTYAMYSCIFLRNEIIYKDILFSTVNNFPPKCDKYRLTAPFQEKGRDKKGGTHKARPRRRDRIKMEGAAKGSEYDYNATDEGSLDGGADEEESPSSGNSEETGKSKRERDVHSFIENQYKYNIFSYVHFYQQLVKKIKRENSRELFAHSTHKREVHIGESKWEKFPKSTLKSGQEKKDRNKFCPNGRKSKLPGGTSAQNGPIDEPHSQNREKEQTDNFHIKKIHNKFEHLEMEKMLVEPLGKNKWVNDISNEGTTRDTEKGRLETYEGSATRDGSGCSNNLAHVNGGGVIHETDLLEKREELPNNEDRTICNGAILMSTLGDKLRDPATAEDGICVIGKENVGGIASEGKLANGGVSQQSMETPTVVSNMESDDSVGEGGDGNCSHAPCVAVTQLRSETMGQPIGEELSTSGGSNGINGNSGDAFLREKTNTVGVNNHGCKDTVRSVSSVRDGSDRRHSLRGSQDMETTAHNRKKVNHKVGKGNSNPFLKQTSDDDQLRKEIESLLPRWLRKKKKKRCLSCAQNCVYWDVFELNFFFFFVGVPKKAIEIFIRNEMDGYCLKYMEEKLLKRMGVDDRVVKKYVTLCVQFLLRLREKYKYRKRSNKSNGNIHDDAFLLRKNKLHYLNLIGRGGYSNVYRCIYGDKLLTYNDDYFRMQYSANNIALKICNNEKYSYEFCTEMDILSTLRHPNVSLFLGALKSPQGIALEYINCGSIFDLIHKRKVKMKLRDILKMGKEIAAFMCFLHHKGILHCDLKSSNILLSMSGQVKICDFGLSVQNFTQKPRFLGIVGTYQWTAPEILRGEGYTPQADVYSFGVILWEMLHRQIPFRELKHPLDIIACVGYARKQLPISRAIPPPVRYILKRCLHRNRHKRKSFFFWSEYLDTFSETCRAASVDPAP